The Phoenix dactylifera cultivar Barhee BC4 chromosome 12, palm_55x_up_171113_PBpolish2nd_filt_p, whole genome shotgun sequence genome includes the window CAACCCCGGTCGCAAGATCCACAATCAGAATCGTCACCTCGATCTACGGTCATAATCTACGGTCGTGATATCCCCATCTCGATCCGAGGCGGAGAAAGGCATACCCGTACCACTCTCCCCGGACACGAGGCATAGCCCGACACCTCACTACGAGAACCGCAAGCACATTCACCAACCAGAATCCTCCACGTATCACGTCTCGACGCGCTCGAATCCCTCGATGGCACCTTCCGGAATCGAGCGACCGGTCCGTCCTCGCATTCTACCGGCCGGTTACCGATGCCTTGGAGTGTGCGCCGTCTAGCCCTCGACGCAAGCGAACGCGGCGCGGCGGAGGCCCCGCGGGATGCCCAGACCGCGGGTCCACTCGCCGCCGACGATGTTGTAGACCAGCACCGCCCCCTCCACCGCGCCGCTGGCGGAGGAGACGTGGGCCAGCGCCACCACCTTGTCCTCCCCCACGGTGGCGCAGCTGAACCGGACAGTCCCGCCCAACCGGGCCCGGCCCGTCACCGGCGGTGGCTCGAGACGCGTCCACTCTCCGCCCCTCCGTCCCCGCCCCGCCTCCCACCGCCAGAACGACACCTCCACCGCGTGGCTCGCCAGCACATACACGTGCGCTCCCACTCCGCACGCCCCCACCACGCACCCGCCGCCCGGCACCGTCGCCGCCTCCCGCCCCCTCACCAACGCCCCCACCCCCACGTGGTACGCGTCCATCGACCCCGCGCACACGTGCGGATCCAGGCTCCCGGCCGCCTCCCGGCCGCCGACCCTAAGCCCCCCGAGGACGTAGAACACGCCATCGGCGGCGGCGCCAACGCACCCGTACCGCCGCCTAGGGGCCTCCGCCACCACCCGCCACAAGTCGGCGGCCGGATCGTACTCCTCCACTGCGGAAGTCCGGGCGGAGCCACCGGCGACGTAGATCTTGCCGCAGATCGCGGCGGTGGCGAACTTCTTGCGGGGGAAGAGGGTCGGTGCGCGGGAGGTGATCGCGCCCGTCCACGTGTCGTACCGGAGGGTCGCGCCGTGACCAATGACGTAGATCGAGCGGCCGACAGCGGCAAGTCGAGCGTAGGAGAAGGATCCGTCGAGAATctgaggggggag containing:
- the LOC103705052 gene encoding LOW QUALITY PROTEIN: F-box/kelch-repeat protein At5g26960-like (The sequence of the model RefSeq protein was modified relative to this genomic sequence to represent the inferred CDS: inserted 1 base in 1 codon; deleted 2 bases in 1 codon); this translates as MAETCNSRTFSWLVKSCLPDPRREIARSPPENQHFRPSSSVAAAAASPISSXPDDLLLECLSRVPLSSLPSLPLVCRRFSLLLDSPAFLELRRSHGRLRRTLHAVSFSNLGLLVSASLPVDEPAAAAWEPSASLPLPPQILDGSFSYARLAAVGRSIYVIGHGATLRYDTWTGAITSRAPTLFPRKKFATAAICGKIYVAGGSARTSAVEEYDPAADLWRVVAEAPRRRYGCVGAAADGVFYVLGGLRVGGREAAGSLDPHVCAGSMDAYHVGVGALVRGREAATVPGGGCVVGACGVGAHVYVLASHAVEVSFWRWEAGRGRRGGEWTRLEPPPVTGRARLGGTVRFSCATVGEDKVVALAHVSSASGAVEGAVLVYNIVGGEWTRGLGIPRGLRRAAFACVEG